In Dehalogenimonas sp. THU2, the sequence TCTTGATAGAACTTGACTGCTCGTTCCGTTTTTTCCGCCGGAATCTCGAAATGGATCATTCTGCCCATGGCAGGCCTCCTGATTAGCGCCTGGCGGCACCGATTAACTGAGACATCTCAGTCAATTTCCATTCTAGCATGTAATTTTCGATACTCTTAACAATTTCGATGGGCGCCCGCGGGTTTACCAGCGCCGCGGTGCCGACCTCTACCGCTGTCGCCCCGGCCATTAGAAACTCGATGGCATCCTCTCCCGTGGTGATGCCGCCACAGCCGATGACAGGTACCTTGACCGCCCCGGCGACCCGGTACACCATGGCGAGGGCTACCGGTTTGACCGCCGAGCCGGACAGGCCGCCGGTGATATTGCCCAGTACCGGTTTTCGTTTCTTGATATCGATGGCCATGCCGCGCAGGGTGTTGATGAGGGATACGGCATCGGCTCCCGCGCTTTCGACCGCCTGCGCCAGGGCGACGATGTCGGAGGTGTTGGGGGTGAGTTTCACGATGACCGGGAGCGAAGTCGCGTTTTTAACGGCGCGGGTTACCGCTGCCGCGGATTCCGGCGTGGAGCCGAACTCCAGACACCCCGCCGCCACGTTAGGGCAGGAGATATTCACTTCCAAGGCCGCAATGCCGGGCACTTTATCCAGCCGATGAGCCAGTTTGGCGTATTCATCGACGCTCTCGGCGGCGATATTCACGAAGATCGGCGTCGTCCATCCGGCCCATAACGGGGCGTATTTTTCGATGACCGCCTCGACGCCCGGATTTTGCAGCCCGATAGCGTTGAGCAACCCATAGGGGGTTTCCATGATGCGGGGCTGGGGGTTTCCGGCGCGGGGTTTGAGTGTGGTGCCCTTGCAGACGAACGCGCCCAGGTCTGCGATATCACACAGGCGGTTAGGCTCATCGCCGTAACCGGCGGTGCCGGAGGCGGCGATGACGGGGTTCTTGAGTTTCAGGCCGGGCAGTAATTGGATAGAAAGGTCAGGCATAAGTGTGATTATAGGGGAGGGGGTGGGGGAGCGCAAGGAGCCGTTATCCTCGGTTCTGGCGGACGGGTTCGGCGTGTGTCAAAGGGTAATCCCGAACCATTAATGTCAGGAATTATCGTCGTGGTGCCTTCCCCCGTCGTGCCCGTGATGGCATTCAAGCACTGTGAGGTGTTTCTGGTCGGGACCGATAACGATGCCGAAGGTTTCCAGGAGCGCCTTGGGCGTGATCACCTCGTCCGGCGGACCCAGGGCAACCACCTTATGCGCCAGGAGCATGACCTGGTGGCAGAGTGCCGCCTCTTCCTGCACGTCATGGGTGGCTACTACAACGCTGGCGCCGCGGCAGAGTTCGTCCTTCACGGCCTGCAGGTAAAGCTCACGGCTGCCGACGTCCAGGCCGGAGGTAGGTTCGTCCATTACCAGGAGGTCGGCGCGGTGAGCCAGCACCTGGGCCAGGTAAACCCGCTGCTGTTGACCGCCGGAAAGAGAACGCAGGGGGGTATCGGCCAGCTTTTCAATGTTCATAGCCCGCATCGCCTCGCCGACGATGTCGTTGTCCTTTGCGGTCAGGCGTCCCAGGAGACCGCGACTGGGAAAACGGCCCATGCGTACCACGTCGATGGCGCGCAGCGGCAGCACGAAGCCGGAGGCATGGAACTGGCCGAGGTAGGCGATACGCCGGGGATTGGACCCCGGTTTGGAACCAAAAACCCGGACCTCACCCCCGATGGGTGGCAGCAAGCCGACGATGGTTTTGAGCAGGGTGGATTTGCCTGAGCCATTGGTGCCGATGAGGGCGATGGCCTGGCCTTCCTTAAGTTCAAAATCGATGCCGGCCACCACCGTTTTTCCATTGTAGCCGACGTCCAGCTTGCGGGCGGCGATGTCAGGGACTGTATTAGCCATGCTGTGCTTCCCCCGTCTGGTTCGCCCCACGGGTTCTCAGGTTGGATAAAGTGAAAACGGTGAAGAAGATGAGTGTGGCTACCAGGATGACCGAGGCCCCGGCAGCCAGGTTGAAATGGTAACTAAGCAGCAGCCCGGCATACATCGAAACTGAGCCGAAGACGGCCGCCCAGGCCATCATGCCGCGGATGCGCCGTGCCAGTAGCGCGCCCGCGCCGGCCGGGGCGATGAGCAGGCCGAAGACCAGCAGCGTACCCACCGTTTGGAAAGAGATGATGATGGTGGCGGCGATCATGAAAAGCATGATGTTGTGGTAGATCTTGGACGGAAAACCGGCCACCTCCG encodes:
- a CDS encoding dihydroorotate dehydrogenase, producing MPDLSIQLLPGLKLKNPVIAASGTAGYGDEPNRLCDIADLGAFVCKGTTLKPRAGNPQPRIMETPYGLLNAIGLQNPGVEAVIEKYAPLWAGWTTPIFVNIAAESVDEYAKLAHRLDKVPGIAALEVNISCPNVAAGCLEFGSTPESAAAVTRAVKNATSLPVIVKLTPNTSDIVALAQAVESAGADAVSLINTLRGMAIDIKKRKPVLGNITGGLSGSAVKPVALAMVYRVAGAVKVPVIGCGGITTGEDAIEFLMAGATAVEVGTAALVNPRAPIEIVKSIENYMLEWKLTEMSQLIGAARR
- a CDS encoding metal ABC transporter ATP-binding protein, which encodes MANTVPDIAARKLDVGYNGKTVVAGIDFELKEGQAIALIGTNGSGKSTLLKTIVGLLPPIGGEVRVFGSKPGSNPRRIAYLGQFHASGFVLPLRAIDVVRMGRFPSRGLLGRLTAKDNDIVGEAMRAMNIEKLADTPLRSLSGGQQQRVYLAQVLAHRADLLVMDEPTSGLDVGSRELYLQAVKDELCRGASVVVATHDVQEEAALCHQVMLLAHKVVALGPPDEVITPKALLETFGIVIGPDQKHLTVLECHHGHDGGRHHDDNS